The DNA segment CATCGAGCATATCACCCAGCAGCGTGGCCAGGCCGGCCTGTTCCTCAGCTTCATATCGGCTGCCAAAACGCACCATGGCGCTCATCGAAATCATTGGCAGTGTATGGTTTTCAGCCATCAAGAGCACGATTCCATTTGGCAAAACCACCCGTTCAATCTCGCCTTTGTGTTTGACCGCCGATCCGGCAGCAATTTGGTTGGCATTCATTTCCAGAAATTCCATCAGATTCATTCCTTTGTGAGCAAAGTGATACCGAATTAGGGTTCCGGGTTTAAAATTCTTGAAAAGACATAAAGGACATAAGGGGCAAAAAGGACAAAAGGGACATATATTCGAAAACCCCGAACCCCGAACCCCGAACCCCGAACCCTGAACCCCGAACCCCGAACCCCGAACCCCGAACCCCGAACCCCGAACCCCGAACCCCGAACCCCGAACCCCGAACCCCGAACCCCGAACTCCGAACCCCGAACCCCGAACCCCGAACCCTTAGCTTTCCTTCGGGTCGTTAACCAGATACCCAACCGTGCGGTGATCGGGGTGGAGATAGGTGCGCATCACCCGTTGAACTTCCGCCGTTGTGACTTCGCGAGTACGGTGCAGATAGGCATCCAGATACCGGTACCCGCGTTCTTCTTCAGGGAGTTCCGGGCGATTGGCCGTGGTTTCATATTCGCCAAGCAAAGTTGCCTGATTGAGAACATCTTCATTGCCAAGTACATACATGGCTTCAATCTGGCGCTTGGCTTTCTTTAATTCGGCTTCGGGAATCGGCTCGGTTGCCAGCCGATCAATCTCTTCATAGATTGCCTGCTCCACCGCAGCCAGGGTGTGTCCAGATTTGATTTCGGCCTGAATGTAGAACAGTGAGGGGTCAATGTGTTCGTTGTAGCTGGCATAGGCCATGGTCACGGACTGATCTTTTTCCTGAAGGCGTTGATAGAGCCGCGATGTTCGTCCGTGGGAAAACAACATCGAGGCTACGTGCAGGGCATATGAGTCGGGGTGCGCAATTTCCGGAGCGTGATAGGCAATCATCAGCCGTTCCACCGGGGTGATTTTTTTGACGATTACCCGTTTTTCACCGCGTTGGGGTGGTTCAACGATTTTCATCGCCGGTGGCTCGGGACCAGCGGGGAGGTGTCCAAAGAGTTCGGTGACCCGGGTAATCGCCTGTTCGGTTTCAAAGTCACCGACAAGCACCACGGTGGCATTGCGCGGCTGATACCACTGGTCGTAATAGCGCTTCATATCCTCAACCGTGACGCCTTGCACATCCTGCAGCCAGCCAACCGTTGGCGAATGATACGGATGCTGTCGAAACGCAGTGGCCCAGACCTCGTTTTCGAGCAATTCAAACGGGCTATCGAGTCCCATTTGTAATTCTTCAATGATGACCTGTTTTTCTGATTCGAATTCTTCCGGGGCAAACGACGTGTTGCGGATGCGGTCAGCTTCGATTTCCAGTGCCATTTCCCATCGGTCAGACGCAAAGGTGAAGTAATAGGCGGTGAAATCAAGCCAGGTGAACGCATTGTTGCGTCCGCCGCGAATCTGAGTCAGCAGGTCAATCTCGCCTTTCCCAAGCCGCTCAGTCCCTTTAAACATCATATGTTCCAGGAAGTGGGACTTGCCCGTGTGGCCCAACTCTTCATTGCGTGATCCGACACGATACCAGATCATGGCGGCCACGATTGGATGGGTATGGACTTCTTTGGTGAGAATAGTTAATCCATTTGGAAGGTGCGTGCGGCGGACATTGCGGGTCAGTGCCGAAAAACCATCATGCGAGGCAGGTTGCGGGCTGGACATACAAAAGTGGTACTCCTTTTGGAGATTGGCCGAATTTCAGGTTTGAGGAGAAAAGCCAGCCAGTATAGAGGGGAATTTGGTGTGAGACAATCAGTTCTTGGAGGCAGTAGGAGGTGGGGACAAAGACCGTATTGGTTGGGATCAATGGCGGGATCAAGCCAGCAATTCAAAAATGTTCCAGAAAAGAAGTGAAAAAAAATCGGAAATTTCTGGATAAATGCAATAATTTCACAATATTTTCACCAGATAACACTAGCCAAGCCGCGAAAGATTCCCTCTCATAAGGTGGCGTGACGGCTGAACCTAGCACGGGAAGGGCAGGACTTCCGCAGGATGCCCGTGCTCGTGGGAGGGAACCTTTCCCCGTTTTCGATTTTCCCCATCTTTCCCCACCTGACTCTTCTTCATTCTTCATCAAACCCGCCCGCTGACGCAGGTGGTAGAGACTCTTCATTCTTTTTTTCTGGTTGTGGAAATGGCTGTTGGATCAGTTTACGGAGCACGTCCAGGAATGAATTGGGCGACGATACATCCAGCGTGGCAATATAGTCGGTTGAAATTTCCATTTCCTTTGCAATCGGGGCGATGTTGATGCCTTTTTTCCGGGGATCAAAAAGCGCGACCAGATATGGCAATTGGTAGGGTTCGACCACAGCCTGAATCAAATACTTGGTATAATTCACTTCAAAGCGGTTCTGGACATCGGTCAGGAGCAGGATTCCCCACATATCGTTTCCAACCTGACGCACCAGTTTGGGGTATTCACTGTCAACCGAAAGTTGATAAACAAACAAACCACAATCCGTTGCGAGCGGAAGCCGGGCCACTTCAGTTCCAGGTAATGGAGGCAGGTGATATTTGATCGGTTCGGTCAATTCGCTCTGGAATTTCTGGGCCAGCAACCGGAGCGTGTTGGTAAACAGGGTTTGAACCCGACCGACCAATCCGAAAACGGCCAGTTTGGCACACATCGTTGATGGACCATACCGGTCTTTGAGCCGGGCTGAAAGCGGCCCAATTTCGGCTGGAGTCAGCAGAAGGGTTGGAACTTCTTCTGGTTCGGGGTGCTCCGCATCGCTTGAAACCAGCGATCCCGTGATGGGTGGTTTATTTTCCTGGTCAATCGCATCCAGTTGGGAGAGCAGGAGCGTGGTGGTTTTTCCACTTGGTTGCGGGCAAACCGGACCGTCTAGCTTTTCAAGCAATCCAAAGGTAGCCATATGCACCGCCAGAAAATTGATTTTAGAGGCCACCAGTGAATATTCATTGACAATTTCTCCGAGCGTGTGTGTACCGTCGAACAGATCAAACAGCCGCACGGTTTCTTCGGAAAATGACCCGAGCGCCAGCCGGATTTCCAGGGCTTCCGATTTGACAAACACTGTATCAGGCGGGGGAAGCGGGAGTTCAGCGATTAGCAAATCCAGAATTTCAGGCGAAATGCTGGGGTCAAAGTCAACCCGTGAAACCGCAAACTCAGGCGGAGGAAGCGGTTGCCGGAGCAATTCGTCCTTGACCGTTTGGAGCAAGGTCTGGGCTTTAAAGGGCTTTGAAACAAATGGCCAGTCCCATTGCCGATAGGATTCAGGCATCTCTCGCACCACAGCACTGATGATGATGATCGGCAGATTTTCAGTCTCGGGTTTTTCCCGCAAACGGCGGGCAACTTCCAGGCCATTCATACCGGGCATCATCACGTCAAGCAGGACCAGATCCGGTTTGACATTCGCGATAAGTTCCAGGGCGTGTTTCCCCTCAAAAGCAATGCTGACCCGATAGCCTTCGCGTTCCAGGTAGCGTTCGATCAACGCCGTTGCCTGCGCATCATCATCCACCACCAGGATGTGTTTGCGGGGATCATTGGCACCAGTCGGGGCACTGATAGGGCCGACATTTTCTTCAATCCGGCCCTTGATCAGATAATAGTAGCCTTCCTTCCACCGAAACAATTGCGAAAGCGCTGGCTCTCCGTACAAATCACCCAGTGTGACCCGACGCAGCTTCCCGTCAATCATATGCACCGTGGCACGCATCTGCGGACTCTGCTCACAGACCAGCGTGGCCGTGGCGCGTCGAAGGCTCAATGCCCGCAGCAAATTGGGAAGGGTACCGGATTTGATATTGCCAAGGAGTGCCATAGCCCAGATGCCATTTCCAAATCGCTTTGACTGCCAATTGATGGAACTCAGGTTTGTGCCCTGTGCTCCAGCACGAAAAACAGCGAAGCGATGCTTTGGAAAAAGAAATGCACCTCGGTTGGGGAGTGAGGTGACTGGTTGACCTGGCTGAGTGTTTGTTGTGGCGAGAAGCAGTGTCTAAACAGTACTGATTTTTAGCACTTTTTTCCAGTCAAATTCCAAAAAGGGAGCACAGAATGAAGAATGAAGAATTGAGAATAAAGAATGAGTGCCTGGTGACTGGTTTCGAAAACCCCAAACCCCAAACCCTCTTTGGCCTACCTACCAATCAACTGCTGGTACAGGTCTCGATAGTGAGTGGCAAACTGGCTTTCAGTAAAGTGAGTTAAGGCTCGTTCACGTGCCCGTTGGCCAAGGTCTGCCCGCAATTCCGGGTTGGTCAGCAATTTCACGATGGACTGCGCCAACTGGTCAGGGGTCCGGGGGGGCACAAGGAGCCCGGTGTCGGCCAGCGCTTCACCGACGCCGCCGACATTGGTGGCCACAATGGCACTCCCACAGAGCATGGCTTCAACGATGGTGTAGGGGAATCCTTCGGAAATGCTGCTCAGCGTCACGACATCCGCCTGGTTGAAAACCTGTTCCGGATGCGACGTGAGTCCGGCAAAGGTTATGGTTTGCTGTAATCCAAGTTGAGTTGTAAGTGTCTGGCATTCAGCAAAATAGGCTGGGTCGCTGGCTGATCCGTACAATAAAAACTCGACTTCTGGAACGGTTTCCTTGACCTGAGCCGCAGCCTGAATCAGATCTTTGGTGCCTTTAAGAGCAAAAATCAAACCCACCTGGGTCACCGTTGGTCGGGCACGACGCGGAAGATTGAGCGGGCAAAAGCGTGCTTCATTTGAACCGTTATAGATCACCTGCAATCGGTCAGGTGTGACGCCCTGGGCGAGTTCCCAGCGGGCATTGTACTGGCACACGGGTGATACCACATCGGCATAATGATAGTTGGCACGCACCACCGCCCCAAAAAATCCAAGCAGAAACCGTTTGACGATGGTTGATCGGGCTGTCCGGGCTACATTGAGATATTGTTCACGCAGGTACACCCCGTGCTCAGTGAGTAGATATGGTGTGCCATATTGCAGTTTGGCAACCACGCAGGGGAGGCCGCAAACTGCCGCTGCGGCTGAATGGGTCAGTGACGTTCGCGGAACTTCCACGTCCAGAACCAGCAACAACCGGGTCAGCAGTTGAAGACATTCCGCCGCATCTCTCACGGTTGGGGGAGGCAGGGGCGGCGTGGCTGATGATACCCAGGCCCGCAGAAAATCCTGAAAACTGTACCAGACGACCCGTGAACGGAAGGTTTCAAAGTAATCAAACCGGCGGAAGTAGGCCGCCATGTCAGCAAACCGTTTCCCAGTGACTGCGCCGGTGGCAGTGCCCGTGATGTCGTCAAGCAATGCCTCGAAGATCGGCAGGAAATGACGCCGGATCGTCGGCTCCGTTGTTTGTCGCCGCCGGTTGAGGATGGTGGCAAACGTGCGGTCAAATTGTTGCTCAGCCGGGTCTTCCGTTCCCCAGAGTGGAACTTTGATGATGCTTTTGAGATTGGGTGGAGGCTCGTACCGGGGAGGCAGATAGGGGTGCATAATCACCGACAGCACCCTGTACTCAAACTCTTCCAGCCGGTGCAGCAACACATTGCACCAGGTACTGACGCCCCCACCATGAAATGGATAGGTGCCCTCAGTCGCCAGAAGCACTTTATGAACCATGCCGGAGTGATTGCTTGCCACAACGATAAAACTACCTGGCCCCTGAGTTCACTTGTTCGAAGAAAAGAATTTCGATTTGTATTCCGAACACTGAAGCCTGAACCCTAACCGCCTAAAACCCATTTTGCAGCGGCAGCAGGTTGACCCCCGATGAGTATCCCGGCATGGCGCAGTAGGGGAGGAAGTTGTAATCTCGCGAAACCTGATACATTCGCGATTGAAAGGTGATATCCGCAATTTGTGCGCTTGTCAGTTGGTACAGTGTCATAATTGACAGCCCGCCACCTTGCAGCGCGGTCAACTCAGCCAGTCGGGCCTGTGACCAGGCATCGGTTTCAATGTACTGAACCTGGAAGTTTTCCCAGCAGATGGCGTCCAAATATCCGGCAGTAAAGGTTTTAAGCCGGTTGATTCCCCAGTTTTGAAGGATCAAGTTATTTGGGTAACGGGTTCGCATATCGCGCGTCAGAAAACCAGCCGATTGTAAAAAGCCTTCACCAGTTGGTGTTCCGGCATAGGGTGGCTCATCCCCAATATTCAACGTATCGAGAAACACACCGTCATAGCCGCTACTGATCAATTTTTGCATCTGGTTGATCAGGAGTGTCCGCCAGTGGCTTTGCCGCAAATCCATCAGATAGGCATTTGAACCGGGAATGCGAACCGGTACACCGTTGACTCGATAGTAATCTTGGGGAAACGCCTGTCTCAGAATTGGGTCGTTGGGCAAAACTTCAGCGCAGGTCAAATAGCCGATCAGGAGCGGACGATTGCCGTTGACTGGTGCTTTCAATGCCTTTATCTGAGTGGCAGTGTAGTTTCGAGGCTCAATCACGATGGCTTCAAACCGGCGCAACTCTGTAACTCGTCCTGAGCCATAATACAGCACATAGTTGCGAATCTGTTTGAATTGCTGACGGGCCGTGAGTTGCACAGGCGCTGAAATTGCGGCGCAGGAGAGGGTTGACCACAGCATGAAGATCATTCCAAAGCTGAAACAGGTCATTGATTTCGTCATGGTAGTTCTCTTTCTGGTTTAACGATTCAGTGCCCATTCCTCAGGAGTCGGAACGGCATTCATTGGGTTGAAGGTTGATTGATGAGATGAAAGACAACCAGATTGTCGTCTTCATAAAACACGCCCAGGTTGTGATGGTGTTGGCCATAGGTGTTGAGCAGGTTCAAGGCTGACTGCATCAGGCTGCTGCGTCCGGCGGGACTCCGGTACATGCGGAACGTGATGTCGGTTTGCTGGGCAAATCCTACCACAGAAGGTTGTGGGCGCGGGTCGGAAATCCAGGGGCGTTTTTCGATCAGGACAAAGGTATGTGGCGAATCAATCGGAAACCGAAACTCTGGTGACTGGACCTGATCCAGGGTGAATTGCTGGCTCCAGGCATGGAGATCAATGTGCCAGCCACGACCAAAAACTTCGATAAATTGTTCAGTTGGGGCAATTACCATCCACTCTCCACGAGGGTAGCGGCGTGCGATGTGTTGAATGACTCGGGCTGATTGGTCATATTCCAAAAGTGACAATCCGCCAGCCTGGGCGGAATCCGCACACCAAAACCGGAGGGTTTGATCCTGGGGCTGAAAGGGCGGAAGGTTCCCTCGCCAGAGCGATGTTCCAATCAGTACGGCGCACAGGGCCAGGGTTGTCAAAGCGGTCAAAAGTGATGACTGGGTGAATCTGGGGAATGCCGCCTCAATCCAGCTCATCAGGGCTCCAGCCCCAAGTCCAATCCAGCAAATGACAATCAATGGCCATCCTTGCAGAACTTCTTGAAAAACCAGTGGAACTGGTTGGAGCGGGTCAAGCCCTGACCAGACCACAAGCCCTGACCAGGCCAACACCAGCCACCCGGCGCCGAGCAGCCGAATCCGCTCTGGGCCTGACTGCCTGAAGGCCATTCCGATGAACAGCACGGAGGCAACCAGGATGGCTCCGGCCAAAAAAACAAGGAACGGTGCGGAGTGCAGAGCTTCGATGATTCCAGTGCCAGTCCAGTGAACTGGTGGGAACAGGTTCAACCTGGTTTGTGGAGGTGGTGCCAGCCAGGAAAATAATGCCCTTGACCGCATTTGGGCGTGGGATTGAAGCAGAATGAGACCATGACCTGCTCCCACGGCCAGTACCCAGAACAAAGCGGCGAAAAAAAGCTGTTTCACCGGTAACGCCAGTCGTGAGACCAGAATCACCCCAACGTGAAAAACCAGCGCTGCCAGCAGAAGTCCAACCGCCGTGCTCGGATGAAACAGCGTTGTCAGGCTTATTCCAGCCAATCCATCCCAGCGTTGATCAGTTGTTTCCGGGGCGGCCAGGGCCGGCCAGGTACACAGGGCGACAGCCAGCGCGGCTTCAAAAGGCAATCCAGCCAGTGACCGTCCGATTGCTTCGTTACAGGTGGTCAGAAGTTTCAACCCAAAAGCCGCCGCTGGTTCTGGTGGCCAGGCTAACTGAAGCCAGCCAACCGGAATTGGTCCGGAAAGAAGCCCCGTTATGACCAGACATCCGGTTACAATTCCCGCCAGTTTTTGACCCGTCGCCCAAAAGACCAGAATCCCGGCGGCGCCAGCCAGCGAGAATGCGATCAGTGGTCCGAGTGCTCGCACGACGTGCAGCGCATCGGTCGCACTCAGCAGGCTTACCGTCGCCGTCAAAACAGCCAGCCCATTGCCGGTTCGGTCAGTGGTAACCGTGTTAAACAGAATGTATTTGCTCTGAAGGAGCAGGTGGTAGCTTTCAGGGTGCGGGAGTCGCAGGTTTGCCGTGGCAAACTGGCCTTTGGCGAAAAAGAACGAAACAAAGATGAGCCCAGCCACGCCAATCCACACCAGAATGGTGGGCGAGGATATTGACTGACGAAGTGTTGAGCCCTGATTTTTCAACCAGGCCCAAAATCGGGCACGAATGCGCTGCCATACAGCCGGGTTTCGAACCCGCTCCCAAATCTCAAACACCGAGGCAAAATCCCCCAGAATTCGCCGGATGTGCCACGAATGTTGAAACAATGTGCCCGCCACCAGGCCGAAGAGGAGCATCGTTACCCCAAACAAATTCAGCGCTGAAGCGAGGCTTCCAATCGCCGTGATCAACGCCAGGGCGCGAAGGATCTGACCCACCTGTCTCTGACCTGGAAGTTCCGCCAAACCGGGAATGGTTGCTCGCCGCCCACAAACCATTGCCACCAGCCACACCAGCAGCAGGAAGACAATCACAATCCAAAACAGGGGAAATGTCGTGCGCACAAGGATGGCAAGTCAGTACCACCTGCGTGAGCGGGTGGGGATAGGAGTGCATTAGGGATAGTTAAAGAATAGATTCCTGGGAGCGCGGGCGTCCCGCCCGCCATAAGTCGGAAGATGCGGGCAAGATGCCCGCGCTCCCAAATGAAAACGGGAAGTTGATTTTTTACAGTTCCTAAGGTTGCAAAAACCGGACTTCGGCTGGCTGACCCACCAGGAGCGCCTGTTGCGGGCGCACAATCTCGATTTCGACCCGATGGGTTCCATCCGGATCGGGGACCGGGTTGAGGGTAACCACTTTTCCTGGAACTGTTTCTGGCGGAAGGGTCGGCAGGATGACCTGAGCCGGGTCGCCAACGTGCAGGGCGTCAATGAATGGTGCGGCAACTGGCACCCGAACCACCAGGGTGTCAAGCCGGGCGAAGGTCATGAGCGTGTTGCCACTCGCCACCTGATCCCCAATGCCCACCGGAATGGCAATGACGTGGCCATCAGCCGTGGCACGGACGGTGCAATCCGTCAGGCGTTGCTCGGCCAGTTTGAGTTCAGCTTCGGTTCGTTCTAAACGCTGAATTGCCGTTTCGAGAGCGCCAACACGGCGACGCTGATCAGCCGCATCTTCCTGGGCTGCGACTTTCGAGGTTTTATCCGTCTGTTTTTGCTGGGCTGAGACCAGTCGTTTTTGAGCTGCGGCAGCTTCTTCAGCCGCCTGCAAATCAGTTTCAGCCAGGCTGTAAGCCGCCGCATATTCGTCATATTTGTCGCGTGAAACCAGCCCTTCGCGGTACAGTCGTTCATAGCGTTGGAGTCGAATCCGCGCCTGTTCAAAGACAATGCGGGCGCGTTCGACCGAATCCTGACGTTGCGGAACCGGGACGCTTTCGGCGCGGCGCTGGGCCACGGCCACTTCTCCAGTCGCCGTGGCCACATCGGTTTTGCTGGGCAGCCCGGTTTTGACTTCAAGTGCAAGCTGGTCTCGTTCCTGGCGGGCCAGATCGCGTTCAATTCGGGCCAGCTCGACTGTCCGGCGAGCTTCGGCTTCATCCAGGATCAACAGTACCTGTCCGACTTTGACCTGATCGCCAATTTTGACCGACAGATTGCGAACCACGCTGGCCTGGGGCGCCACGGCTTTCCATTCCTGGGATGGATGGAGTTTTCCCTGAAATAAGGTATTTGACAGCGAAGTTGCCCGTGCCGCTGGTGAAGTTGGAGCAGGCGGTCCATTGAAATACTGGCGCAGAAAATACACACTGGAGGTCACCGTTACCAGTAACAGGAGGAGCGCCGCCATCCAGCGGCTTTCCCGACCGGCTGGACGCTCGGTCACCACGAGCGAAGCGGTTGAAATTTTCTCAAGCTGGGTTGATTGCCCGGATACAGGCTCCAATCCGGTGGCCGTGGACCGATTGTCAGTGAGTGGTGCGGCGGTTCGTTTTTCAAGCGCCGAAGTGGACGGAGGTTCTAAGGAGGCCGAGTCAGCCGTGGGCAGTGGTTCAGCCAGTTTTTCAATCAGTTGGGTGACTGGTCGAGGTGGAGCCGTGGCGGGTGTGGTGATGGGTTTGCGTTCCAGTTCAAATGGACCTTCCGCCAGACCATAGTCCAATGCCGTCTGGTTGATGTCCAAATCCGATATTTCCGTCAGTCCGGCTTCATAGCCGGCCAGTAACGCACCATCGCAGAGTCGGCATAAACTACCTGGATTGCCGTCACTCATTGCAAACAGGGTTTGAATTGCGGCTGGGGTAAATGGCGAGCGTTTCGCGCCGGCCCTCCGGAGACGGATTTGAATAAACTGAGCTGCTTCGTCGGCAGTCAGGGAGGGAAGGGAAACCCGGACTCGATGGGCGGCAGGTGAATATCCGGGGAGTCGCTTCAGCCGGCGTTCCAAATCAGATCGGCCACTCAGCACAATCTGCAAAAGTCGAACGCCACTTTCTTCATGGTGAGCCAGAAGGCAGAGCGACGAGAGGAGGGATTGGTCCATTTCGTCAGCGCGATCAACCACCAGCGTCGTCACCTGTCCCTGATGATGGCGCTCCTGGAGCAGGCTATGAAATCGGGTCGGGAGCGAAATGCGGGCTTCCGGGTCAGGTGTCAATCCGAATTGATCGGCCAGAAACTCAAGCAGATTGGAGCCGATTGAACGAGGATCCGGAATATGACCAAACAGGATTTGTGATTTGAGTTCTTCGCGCAGGACCTGGAGCAAAAAAGTTTTTCCACTTCCGGCTGGTCCAGTCAGCGTCAACAGTCCCTGACGGGCAAAAATCCCTTCCCGCAACTGTCTGCGGACCTCGGCCTGGGCGGAAGATTCATAGAAAAACCGGGTATCGGACGAAAGTGCAAACGGCCATTCGCGAAGACTGTAGAAAGAAAGATACATAGTCTTCTGA comes from the Acidobacteriota bacterium genome and includes:
- a CDS encoding insulinase family protein, producing the protein MSSPQPASHDGFSALTRNVRRTHLPNGLTILTKEVHTHPIVAAMIWYRVGSRNEELGHTGKSHFLEHMMFKGTERLGKGEIDLLTQIRGGRNNAFTWLDFTAYYFTFASDRWEMALEIEADRIRNTSFAPEEFESEKQVIIEELQMGLDSPFELLENEVWATAFRQHPYHSPTVGWLQDVQGVTVEDMKRYYDQWYQPRNATVVLVGDFETEQAITRVTELFGHLPAGPEPPAMKIVEPPQRGEKRVIVKKITPVERLMIAYHAPEIAHPDSYALHVASMLFSHGRTSRLYQRLQEKDQSVTMAYASYNEHIDPSLFYIQAEIKSGHTLAAVEQAIYEEIDRLATEPIPEAELKKAKRQIEAMYVLGNEDVLNQATLLGEYETTANRPELPEEERGYRYLDAYLHRTREVTTAEVQRVMRTYLHPDHRTVGYLVNDPKES
- a CDS encoding response regulator, producing the protein MALLGNIKSGTLPNLLRALSLRRATATLVCEQSPQMRATVHMIDGKLRRVTLGDLYGEPALSQLFRWKEGYYYLIKGRIEENVGPISAPTGANDPRKHILVVDDDAQATALIERYLEREGYRVSIAFEGKHALELIANVKPDLVLLDVMMPGMNGLEVARRLREKPETENLPIIIISAVVREMPESYRQWDWPFVSKPFKAQTLLQTVKDELLRQPLPPPEFAVSRVDFDPSISPEILDLLIAELPLPPPDTVFVKSEALEIRLALGSFSEETVRLFDLFDGTHTLGEIVNEYSLVASKINFLAVHMATFGLLEKLDGPVCPQPSGKTTTLLLSQLDAIDQENKPPITGSLVSSDAEHPEPEEVPTLLLTPAEIGPLSARLKDRYGPSTMCAKLAVFGLVGRVQTLFTNTLRLLAQKFQSELTEPIKYHLPPLPGTEVARLPLATDCGLFVYQLSVDSEYPKLVRQVGNDMWGILLLTDVQNRFEVNYTKYLIQAVVEPYQLPYLVALFDPRKKGINIAPIAKEMEISTDYIATLDVSSPNSFLDVLRKLIQQPFPQPEKKNEESLPPASAGGFDEE
- the pelF gene encoding GT4 family glycosyltransferase PelF; amino-acid sequence: MASNHSGMVHKVLLATEGTYPFHGGGVSTWCNVLLHRLEEFEYRVLSVIMHPYLPPRYEPPPNLKSIIKVPLWGTEDPAEQQFDRTFATILNRRRQTTEPTIRRHFLPIFEALLDDITGTATGAVTGKRFADMAAYFRRFDYFETFRSRVVWYSFQDFLRAWVSSATPPLPPPTVRDAAECLQLLTRLLLVLDVEVPRTSLTHSAAAAVCGLPCVVAKLQYGTPYLLTEHGVYLREQYLNVARTARSTIVKRFLLGFFGAVVRANYHYADVVSPVCQYNARWELAQGVTPDRLQVIYNGSNEARFCPLNLPRRARPTVTQVGLIFALKGTKDLIQAAAQVKETVPEVEFLLYGSASDPAYFAECQTLTTQLGLQQTITFAGLTSHPEQVFNQADVVTLSSISEGFPYTIVEAMLCGSAIVATNVGGVGEALADTGLLVPPRTPDQLAQSIVKLLTNPELRADLGQRARERALTHFTESQFATHYRDLYQQLIGR
- a CDS encoding efflux RND transporter periplasmic adaptor subunit, with protein sequence MYLSFYSLREWPFALSSDTRFFYESSAQAEVRRQLREGIFARQGLLTLTGPAGSGKTFLLQVLREELKSQILFGHIPDPRSIGSNLLEFLADQFGLTPDPEARISLPTRFHSLLQERHHQGQVTTLVVDRADEMDQSLLSSLCLLAHHEESGVRLLQIVLSGRSDLERRLKRLPGYSPAAHRVRVSLPSLTADEAAQFIQIRLRRAGAKRSPFTPAAIQTLFAMSDGNPGSLCRLCDGALLAGYEAGLTEISDLDINQTALDYGLAEGPFELERKPITTPATAPPRPVTQLIEKLAEPLPTADSASLEPPSTSALEKRTAAPLTDNRSTATGLEPVSGQSTQLEKISTASLVVTERPAGRESRWMAALLLLLVTVTSSVYFLRQYFNGPPAPTSPAARATSLSNTLFQGKLHPSQEWKAVAPQASVVRNLSVKIGDQVKVGQVLLILDEAEARRTVELARIERDLARQERDQLALEVKTGLPSKTDVATATGEVAVAQRRAESVPVPQRQDSVERARIVFEQARIRLQRYERLYREGLVSRDKYDEYAAAYSLAETDLQAAEEAAAAQKRLVSAQQKQTDKTSKVAAQEDAADQRRRVGALETAIQRLERTEAELKLAEQRLTDCTVRATADGHVIAIPVGIGDQVASGNTLMTFARLDTLVVRVPVAAPFIDALHVGDPAQVILPTLPPETVPGKVVTLNPVPDPDGTHRVEIEIVRPQQALLVGQPAEVRFLQP